The Candida dubliniensis CD36 chromosome 2, complete sequence genome contains a region encoding:
- a CDS encoding choline transport protein, putative (spliced gene;~Similar to S. cerevisiae HNM1;~nomenclature conflict between CGD and corresponding database entry;~9 probable transmembrane helices predicted by TMHMM2.0 at aa 30-52, 73-90, 100-119, 181-203, 239-261, 282-304, 308-330, 342-364 and 379-401) — protein MSQSDLKHSNSVSPQLSSFAGGTTGDSDQEKKLTEFNDDNKSVTSKDEEGTKMSRNFSTLQIVTIGFGLTNSWVLGISSTLILSISSLGPLLVVYGILIVASVSVCIAVTLGEMASAMPSAGGQYVWARVLAPKKYSSFLAYVTGSISWGGAIFTTASMNLAVAYQILGFWNMTHPNHVNQKWEAFIIYNILNWILFFFNIWHRFLPMIGDSVFGISLTSYCIILITVLVCARGHYQDAKFVFVTAVNNTGWPSKGIAFIVGLVNPAWAFSCLDSVTHLSEETAHPERDVPRAVLSTVGIGFVTSFTFSIAMFFCIRNLEEIMNSATGFPMLDIFYQALGSTKVGAICLGSLITLVATGCTLSCIIYQSRLLFSFSRDNGMPFSKYLSIIDPKTGGPFYAHLFSTVIVSIVSVLVFSDAALQATALACVSFLLLAYSIPTICLLARKRQIRHGPFWLGKIGVFCNFVLLAWCIFALVFFSFPANYPVTAEGMNYFCVVLVIYIICMLGYWWFPIKKYACKYNFRGGNLNQEEVEFPEVCLTKW, from the exons ATGTCTCAGTCAGATCTAAAACATCTGAACTCTGTTAGTCCacaattatcatcatttgcTGGTGGTACCACTGGAGACTCagaccaagaaaaaaaattgactgaattcaatgatgataataaatcagTGACATctaaagatgaagaaggtACCAAAATGTCAAGAAATTTCTCGACATTGCAAATTGTTACTATTGGGTTTGGTCTTACAAATTCATGGGTA TTGGGTATTCTGTCAACACTTATATTGTCTATATCTTCACTTGGTCCATTACTTGTTGTTTATGGGATTTTAATTGTTGCTAGTGTATCAGTTTGTATTGCTGTTACTCTTGGAGAAATGGCTCTGGCCATGCCATCAGCTGGAGGTCAATATGTTTGGGCTAGAGTATTGGCTCCGAAAaaatattcatcatttttggCTTATGTAACTGGTTCTATATCATGGGGTGGAGCAATTTTCACTACTGCATCAATGAATCTTGCTGTTGCTTATCAAATCTTGGGATTTTGGAATATGACACATCCAAATCATGTTAATCAAAAATGGGAagcatttattatttataatattcttaattggattttattttttttcaatatttggCATCGATTTTTACCAATGATTGGTGATAGTGTTTTCGGGATTTCTTTAACTTCTTATTgtattattcttattacAGTTTTAGTATGTGCTAGAGGTCATTATCAAGATgcaaaatttgttttcgTTACTGCAGTAAATAATACTGGTTGGCCTTCCAAAGGGATTGCTTTTATTGTTGGATTAGTTAATCCTGCTTGGgcattttcttgtttagaTAGTGTTACTCATTTAAGTGAAGAAACTGCTCATCCAGAACGTGATGTACCAAGAGCAGTTTTATCAACGGTGGGGATTGGATTTGTTACTTCATTTACTTTTTCTATTGCCATGTTTTTCTGTATTAGAAATTTAGAAGAAATTATGAATTCTGCTACCGGATTCCCCATGTTGGATATTTTTTATCAAGCTTTAGGTTCAACAAAAGTTGGAGCAATTTGTTTGGGTTCATTAATTACTTTAGTTGCCACTGGTTGTACTTTATCTTgtattatttatcaactgAGACTTCTTTTCTCATTCCTGCGTGATAATGGTATGCCATTTtctaaatatttatcaattattgatcCTAAAACTGGTGGACCCTTTTATGctcatttattttcaactGTGATTGTATCCATTGTTTCAGTATTGGTATTTTCTGATGCTGCTCTTCAAGCTACCGCTTTGGCATGTGTTTCCTTCCTTCTTCTTGCTTATCTGATTCCAACAATTTGTTTACTTGCCAGAAAACGTCAAATTCGTCATGGTCCATTTTGGTTGGGGAAAATTGGAGTATTCTGTAATTTTGTCCTTTTGGCATGGTGTATATTTGCCTTGGTATTTTTCAGTTTCCCAGCTAATTATCCAGTTACCGCTGAAGGTATGAATTATTTCTGTGTTGTTTTAGTGATATATATCATTTGTATGCTTGGTTATTGGTGGTTcccaattaaaaaatatgcTTGCAAATATAATTTTAGAGGAGGTAATTTGAatcaagaagaagttgaattCCCCGAAGTTTGTTTAACTAAATGGTAA
- a CDS encoding protein Hex2 (Similar to S. cerevisiae REG1;~nomenclature conflict: see SGD entry;~In S. cerevisiae: the REG1 gene product is the regulatory subunit of the type 1 protein phosphatase Glc7p, involved in negative regulation of glucose-repressible genes.): MSLSGEVFSGGATTSQHIEAQDDDHFENTTFKLKRTRSMGLLDEFIPDKLKEQDGNSEANSAPSTTTTSSGNLAAMAAMASQSNSPFVDESPSSQHYEATETISNNSDANATQSSVAPSPPSPVNSPSPASSPALDLKSPELLPHDDTDLTAEPSRHVDYLSHQWDVSDIWKSWRYVISKRRDVANAARLENASWRTWAQRRSNLKTISPEVVNWSKDSDVTWLYGPILKDDDHVNNENHDSDAIETTATSSVAGDISIAKKCSSKNGPKPILKKRTMEQSMISHSNLLKLQLATQIHQKKREQKLKQQEELKRQHQLNHPDEYFDPEALSNKLNSQYKNTTPTHNSSVAKLQNLLKTSNSSSTASLKDLIKDEAVVVPSSEQISQDQNQEDGNVSGDIGSKAERHIHFNDEVMQCIAVDVYSDDDQRFNSGEDYDSDDDDDDDDDDDYYDEYEPSNDSLAQSHLYEGDDESIEEEEDDDEDASEDEEEDDEGGFFLNVKSNSNAPLILGQHSSGSTSTPVAPSLSRHTDITDDTASISTTNSKSYKTIQLLPSTSINYGSDESSDEANPYTSSLSHNVNNEISRGYDYYYDYNTVYTCNPNNSVYASYQSPDVVDVPENLDMGSNFDYEFIENNDSIPMVDTTFENNSTINNMPISYSSPSSPLSVAISGGGSKNSGVTANSPNFPIVNVNPNSQSQSQTKPKASPFQLSDSEDDSDNDSDDSNDGISGLSIGTRRSSQALAESVFQSSLTTSSQENPVPQHFPDTKEAEPVDEHISSINPRYSSTSISKQPTSSSSLSQSFFGGAGGFSSTDKELSKSFLGGSTSSDEKITTDSNPEFIQTPNRDYTPSPDNNTLTRTLSNTSKKSSPLPPQTTSENAFRGDGQHVPPQQSQQSQPRRGLLFDEGDSEDSEDEGMVIGKREDKIHGQGYNALSQVADRNGIHSPSPQFGNDNLYHQHQDHDREHEENHKNLVGQARGLAKHFFG; the protein is encoded by the coding sequence atgtCGTTATCAGGAGAAGTATTTTCAGGAGGGGCAACCACTTCTCAACATATCGAGGCACAAGATGATGatcattttgaaaatacaacattcaaattgaaaagaacTAGATCTATGGGATTATTAGATGAATTTATCCCTGACAAGCTAAAAGAACAAGATGGTAATTCAGAAGCAAATTCAGCACCatccacaacaacaaccagtTCAGGAAACTTGGCTGCTATGGCTGCTATGGCATCACAATCAAATTCACCGTTTGTTGATGAAAGTCCAAGTAGTCAACATTACGAAGCTACAGAAACCATATCTAACAACTCCGATGCCAATGCAACCCAATCATCAGTAGCACCTTCACCTCCCTCTCCTGTCAACTCACCTTCACCAGCATCATCACCAGCATTAGATTTAAAATCTCCAGAATTGTTGCCACATGATGATACAGATTTAACTGCTGAACCTTCCCGTCatgttgattatttatcCCACCAATGGGACGTTTCAGATATTTGGAAATCATGGCGATATGTTATTTCTAAAAGAAGAGATGTTGCTAATGCAGCAAGATTGGAAAATGCTTCATGGAGAACTTGGGCTCAAAGACGGTCTAATCTCAAGACTATAAGTCCAGAAGTGGTAAATTGGTCGAAAGATAGTGATGTTACTTGGCTTTATGGACCTATATTAAAAGATGATGACCATGtgaataatgaaaatcaTGATTCTGATGCCATTGAAACTACTGCTACTAGTTCAGTGGCTGGTGATATATCTATTGCCAAAAAATGTTCAAGTAAGAATGGACCCAAaccaatattgaaaaagcGAACAATGGAACAACTGATGATAAGTCAttccaatttattaaaattacaATTGGCAACACAAATAcatcaaaagaaaagagaacaaaagttgaaacaacaagaagaattgaaaagacaacatcaattgaatcatcCAGATGAATATTTTGACCCTGAAGCCCTTCTGAACAAATTAAACAGTCAATATAAGAATACAACTCCGACTCATAATAGTAGTGTTGccaaattacaaaatttgttgaaaactTCCAATTCCTCATCAACTGCTAGTTTGaaagatttgattaaaGATGAAGCTGTGGTTGTGCCTTCTTCAGAACAAATAAGTCAGGATCAAAACCAAGAGGATGGTAATGTTTCTGGGGATATTGGATCCAAAGCTGAAAGACACATACATTTCAATGATGAAGTGATGCAATGCATTGCTGTTGATGTTTATTCTGATGATGACCAACGATTTAATTCCGGTGAAGATTATGATTccgatgatgatgatgatgatgacgacgatgatgattattatgatGAATATGAACCCTCCAATGACAGTCTAGCTCAGAGCCACCTATACGAAGGCGACGATGAATCCAtagaggaagaagaagacgatGACGAAGATGCATCTGAAGATGAGGAGGAGGACGATGAAGGAGGGTTCTTTTTAAATGTGAAATCCAATTCCAACGCCCCCTTAATTTTGGGTCAACATTCAAGTGGATCAACTTCAACACCAGTGGCACCATCTTTAAGTCGTCACACAGATATCACCGATGATACAGCATCAATATCTACCACCAATAGTAAGTCTtataaaacaattcaattattaccTTCAACTTCTATCAATTATGGTTCTGATGAATCTAGTGATGAGGCAAACCCTTACACGTCAAGTCTTTCTCATAATGTCAACAATGAAATTAGTAGGGgttatgattattattatgattacAACACCGTGTATACATGTAATCCAAACAACTCAGTGTATGCATCTTATCAAAGTCCAGATGTGGTTGATGTTCCTGAAAATCTTGATATGGGATCGAATTTCGATTATGAGTTTATTGAGAATAATGATAGTATTCCTATGGTGGATACaacatttgaaaataatagtACCATTAATAATATGCCAATTTCATATAGTCTGCCGTCATCACCTTTGTCAGTTGCTATTTCTGGTGGAGGAAGTAAGAATTCTGGCGTTACTGCTAATTCACCTAATTTCCCTATAGTTAATGTCAACCCCAATTCACAATCACAATCCcaaacaaaaccaaaagcGTCTCCTTTCCAATTGAGTGACTCAGAAGATGATTCAGATAATGATTCAGATGATTCAAATGATGGTATTTCAGGATTATCAATAGGTACAAGAAGATCCAGTCAAGCTTTAGCTGAACTGGTTTTCCAATCATCATTGACAACTTCATCACAGGAAAACCCCGTACCACAACATTTCCCTGATACTAAAGAAGCAGAACCAGTTGATGAACATATTTCCAGTATTAACCCACGATATTCTTCGACTTCGATTTCCAAACAACCTACGAGTTCAAGTTCTCTTTCACAACTGTTTTTCGGAGGTGCTGGTGGATTTAGTAGTACTGATAAAGAGTTATCCAAACTGTTTTTAGGAGGATCGACCTCGTCTGACGAAAAGATTACTACTGATTCAAACCCAGAGTTTATTCAAACACCAAATAGAGATTATACACCTTCTCCAGATAATAACACTTTGACTCGTACATTATCTAATACATCTAAGAAGTCTTcaccattaccaccacAAACAACATCAGAGAATGCATTCAGAGGAGATGGACAACACGTCCCTCCACAACAACTGCAACAACTGCAACCACGACGgggattattatttgatgaagGTGATTCTGAAGATTCTGAAGATGAAGGAATGGTTATTGGTAAAAGAGAAGATAAAATTCATGGACAAGGGTATAATGCATTAAGTCAAGTTGCCGATAGAAATGGTATTCATAGTCCAAGTCCACAATTtggtaatgataatttatatcatcaacatcaagaTCATGACCGTGAACATGAAGAAAATCATAAAAATCTTGTTGGCCAAGCTAGAGGTTTAGCTAAGCATTTTTTTggataa
- a CDS encoding 96 kDa nucleoporin-interacting component, putative (Similar to S. cerevisiae NIC96;~In S. cerevisiae: component of the nuclear pore complex, required for nuclear pore formation.), whose product MFGNKTATSGTGFSFGQTNQASQQQQQQQQQQQQQQQQQQQQQPAATIGSTTQSVINPPNGPTTGTTTNFSLPVSVNTSNSSKLLKELLESANNLPKTNDNIQLGSIHLTLNELERKSQQLRKQSEKDTNFTKAHYLLAGSGISADDIEDELNAIHIPKTGGRMPSHRAIVGAENIENYLSAKKDENILNTIEQSLSLASKDFDNYIDANISIDWKVRRDELRKAIGLKTNTKFNEETLKNSIIWKSNSTASNILTPLNVTSSSSSSVKQISREKFENQAKIIYSLNEARLQNKSFPLCLNFNEVNKLQNDIKAKQIAEIWKILITLTEEKTAKTSQEQKFFNTTKNDLNAIIVSNSINYLQQEFFNYVDELYLKDGDKPEKFSPPSNINKVSYFIHQIVLKNDPDLINKTLLVNGTPIWALIFYLIRAGLYLEADELVQRNRESFNKFDKNFPVYVKSYVETTNHTLPSDLKERLHKEFNQQFQFIINDVDNNVNYDPYKYSVYKIIGKCDLSNKSLPRLVNLSIEDWTWFHLSIINANQPGSESNLIFENYTLPDLQNKIIQLGPKNFMSSPNNPLYLKTLVLTGLYEMAVQYSYEYVNESDAVHLAIGLAYYGLLKCSSFNKDNILTVNNNEYEINYGRLIGAYTTTFKISDPKVACEYLIMIALANGGESKSALLVCHEALRELILISREFGVLLGELNQTNGTKIPGILERQRKLIKLESLDQFYQQIIEVAANKCEEEGRVFDALLLYQLCCDYDTVVSLINKLLAEILATTDLNKPIIKSGNYEVISTGYITKEVDDTIDNNIILLAQHIMKVFNNNSHILGKLSSKVKQTSDLLLPIIGIRDLFINKNWRQVINDINQLGLIPAGVNDDLIKIRTMSESIQNNDLDDNLIKVIPSLLIMVMTSISHVNYDILTKKYQSYGNEKEELVHWKKIAKNCMIYAGMVQYKMPRETYSLLINLESSL is encoded by the coding sequence ATGTTTGGAAATAAAACAGCTACTTCTGGAACTgggttttcttttggtCAGACAAACCAGGCCtcacaacagcaacagcaacaacaacaacaacaacaacaacaacaacaacaacaacaacaacaacagccaGCTGCAACCATTGGATCAACAACACAATCAGTAATCAACCCTCCAAATGGTCCTACTACTGGAACCACAACAAACTTTTCTCTTCCTGTTTCAGTAAATACTTCAAATAGCtctaaattattgaaagaattattgGAATCAGCCAACAATTTACCGAAAACGAATGACAACATTCAATTGGGTTCTATTCACCTCACTTTGAATGAATTGGAAAGAAAATCACAACAATTAAGAAAACAATCAGAAAAGGACACCAATTTTACCAAAGCTCATTATTTGTTAGCCGGTAGTGGAATTAGTGctgatgatattgaagatgaattaaatGCAATCCATATACCTAAAACCGGTGGAAGAATGCCAAGTCATCGAGCCATTGTTGGTGCAGAAAacattgaaaattatttaagTGCAAAGAAAGACGAAAACATTTTAAATACCATTGAacaatcattatcattagcTTCAAAAGATTTCGACAATTATATTGATGCCAATATATCTATTGATTGGAAAGTTAGAAGAGATGAATTGAGAAAAGCCATTGgattgaaaacaaatactaaatttaatgaagaaactttgaaaaattccataatttggaaatcaaattctaCTGCTTCAAATATATTAACTCCATTGAATgttacttcttcttcttcttcttcagttaAACAAATATCTagagaaaaatttgaaaaccaAGCAAAAATTATCTATTCATTAAATGAAGCACgtttacaaaataaaagttTCCCCTTGTGTTTGAATTTCAATGAAGTCAATAAACTTcaaaatgatattaaagCTAAACAAATTGCtgaaatttggaaaattttgattACTTTAACTGAAGAGAAAACCGCTAAAACTTCACAAGAAcagaaatttttcaacactACCAAAAATGATCTAAATGCAATAATTGTCTCCAACAGCATAAACTATTTGCAAcaagaatttttcaattatgttgatgaattatatCTCAAAGATGGAGATAAACCAGAGAAATTTTCACCAccatcaaatattaataaagtATCGTATTTTATCCATCAAATTGTATTGAAGAATGACCctgatttgatcaataaaACTTTGTTGGTGAATGGAACCCCAATTTGGgcattaatattttatctTATACGTGCTGGATTATATTTGGAAGCTGATGAATTGGTTCAACGTAATCGTGAATCgttcaataaatttgacAAGAATTTCCCTGTTTATGTAAAGAGTTATGTGGAAACCACTAATCATACTTTACCTTCagatttgaaagaaagattACACAAAGAAttcaatcaacaatttcaatttattattaatgatgttGATAACAATGTAAATTATGATCCTTATAAATATTCTGTTTATAAGATTATTGGCAAATGTGATTTAAGTAACAAGTCATTACCACGATTAGTGAATTTAAGTATTGAAGATTGGACATGGTttcatttatcaattattaacGCCAATCAACCAGGGTCTGAatctaatttaatttttgaaaattatacTTTACCagatttacaaaataaaattattcaattagGTCCCAAAAATTTCATGTCATCTCCAAATAATCCATTATATCTTAAGACGTTAGTTTTGACAGGACTTTACGAAATGGCAGTACAATACTCTTATGAGTATGTAAACGAGTCTGATGCAGTTCATTTGGCTATAGGTTTAGCATATTATGGATTATTGAAATGTTCTAGTTTTAACAAAGACAATATATTAACTGTGaacaataatgaatatgaaatcaattatgGAAGATTAATTGGGGCTTATACAACGACATTCAAAATAAGTGATCCAAAAGTTGCTTGTGAATACCTTATTATGATTGCTTTAGCCAATGGAGGTGAATCTAAAAGTGCTCTCCTTGTTTGTCATGAAGCCTTACGTGagttaatattaatttctCGAGAATTTGGTGTGTTACTTGGagaattaaatcaaacTAATGGTACAAAAATACCAGGGATTTTGGAAAGACAAAggaaattgattaaattggAAAGTTTAgatcaattttatcaacaaattattgaagTTGCAGCTAATAAAtgtgaagaagaaggtaGAGTATTTGATGcgttattattatatcaattatgTTGTGATTATGATACAGTTGTTTCtttgataaacaaattattagcTGAAATATTAGCAACTACTGATTTAAACAAACCTATTATTAAATCTGGTAATTATGAAGTTATATCTACTGGATATATTACTAAAGAAGTTGATGATACTATTgacaataatattattctATTAGCACAACATATTATGaaagttttcaataacaatagtCATATACTTGGAAAATTATCCTCAAAAGTTAAGCAAACTTCAGATTTACTACTTCCAATAATTGGAATTAgagatttatttattaacaaAAATTGGCGTCAAGTTATCAATgatattaatcaattagGACTTATTCCAGCAGGTGTTAATGATGATCttattaaaattagaaCCATGAGTGAATCAAtacaaaataatgatttagatgataatttgattaaagtTATtccatcattattaattatggTAATGACGAGTATTTCTCATGTAAATTATGATATTTTAActaaaaaatatcaatcttatggtaatgaaaaagaagaattggtgCATTGGAAGAAAATTGCTAAAAATTGTATGATTTATGCTGGTATGGTTCAATATAAAATGCCTAGAGAAACTTATAGtcttttgattaatttagAATCACTGTTATAA
- a CDS encoding vacuolar membrane protein, putative (5 probable transmembrane helices predicted by TMHMM2.0 at aa 43-65, 91-113, 138-160, 197-215 and 243-262), translating to MGCGELLSVPLVFLSLFSNENVPFYKTENATSSDDVNDGKCELIGTFSLMTQAILGMLCLSSLLIKRFYEYPIRRTWPVWIFDVSKQLIGALGVHIFNVILSMVKTAPEIWLIKNNISDDGDNDNDNYDDSGDTKDPCDWYFLNIVLDCTIGVYILYHVFKTMNKICQDYWHITQIESGEYGPNPNKPSTKAFLKQLMVYFTSLMITKIILYGLVECFENQLLWFTSHILLIWLNEYPDEFEIFIVMFIVPIIMNCLQLILIDNFIRNQMWININKRMRLEFPNFSDETESVQQQDIIQAQREEEEQQQKQKLQFSNNTIQDGNNYSSSSSNSDSLLGESHNKSNYGTYNDV from the coding sequence ATGGGTTGTGGAGAACTACTATCTGTTCCACTTGTATtcttatcattattttccaATGAAAATGTTCCTTTTTATAAAACAGAGAATGCAACCTCTAGTGATGATGTCAATGATGGGAAATGTGAATTAATTGGaacattttctttaatgaCTCAAGCCATATTAGGAATGTTATGtctttcttcattattaatcaaacGATTTTATGAATATCCAATACGACGAACTTGGCCAGTTTGGATATTTGATGTATCgaaacaattgattggGGCATTAGGAGTCCATATTTTCAATGTTATTTTATCAATGGTTAAAACTGCTCCAGAGATTTGGCtcattaaaaataatattagtgatgatggtgataatgataatgataattatgATGATTCTGGTGACACAAAAGATCCTTGTGATTGgtattttttaaatattgttCTTGATTGTACTATTGGAgtatatattttatatcATGTATTCAAAACCATGAATAAAATATGTCAAGATTATTGGCATATTACTCAAATTGAAAGTGGTGAATATGGACCTAATCCTAATAAACCATCAACAAAAGcttttttaaaacaattaatggtttattttacatcattaatgattacaaaaattattttatatgGATTAGTTGAAtgttttgaaaatcaattattatggTTCACATCtcatattttattaatttggTTGAATGAATATcctgatgaatttgaaattttcattgttaTGTTTATTGTTCCAATAATTATGAATTGTTTACAATTAATActtattgataattttattagaaatcaaatgtggattaatattaataaacgAATGAGATTAGAATTCCCAAATTTTAGTGATGAAACTGAAAGtgttcaacaacaagatattATTCAAGCAcaaagagaagaagaagaacaacaacagaaacagaaacTTCAGTTTAGTAACAATACTATTCAAGATGGCAATAATTATagtagcagtagtagtaatagtgATAGTT
- a CDS encoding 2-oxoglutarate-dependent dioxygenase, putative (apparently not present in S. cerevisiae) yields the protein MPPKKKASKIEYTFPQSFHDLPKSLSKNYYQPEPESIINDQIIVIRNFFTKDLCNELIKSFETQLDMETTPLIKSKEYAARFNDRSSMNDLLSADILWQYLQKILLDNLYDDEDINEINRIFQNAVGLNPQLRVYRYTRGHHFGKHYDDSVICPIPPQGTKNGHTKWTLLIYLTGDEEFKGGGTIFYPEIRNTKPLNIHPSKGMALLHKHGNDCLKHEAEIVENGAKWVLRSDVVFPI from the coding sequence ATGCCACCTAAAAAGAAGGCTtcaaaaatagaatataCTTTCCCTCAATCTTTCCATGATTTACCTAAATCACTTtctaaaaattattatcaaccagaaccagaatCTATAATCAATGATCAAATCATTGTCATAAGGAATTTTTTCACCAAAGATTTATGTAAtgaattaatcaaatcatttgaAACCCAACTTGATATGGAAACAACTCCTTTAATAAAAAGTAAAGAATATGCAGCGAGATTTAATGATAGACTGTCAATGAACGATTTATTATCTGCCGATATACTATGGCAATATTTACAGAAAATTTTACTCGACAACctttatgatgatgaagatattaatgaaattaatcgtattttccaaaatgcAGTAGGGTTAAATCCACAACTACGAGTCTATAGATATACACGAGGTCATCATTTTGGTAAACATTATGATGATTCAGTAATATGTCCTATCCCACCACAGGGAACCAAGAATGGTCATACCAAATGgacattattgatttatttaactggagatgaagaatttaaaGGTGGTGGTACAATTTTTTATCCAGAGATTAGAAATACTAAACCATTAAACATTCATCCAAGCAAAGGGATGGCTCTTTTACATAAGCATGGTAATGACTGTTTAAAACATGAGGCAGAGATTGTCGAAAATGGGGCAAAATGGGTTTTACGTAGTGATGTTGTATTTCCTATCtaa